In Plasmodium gaboni strain SY75 chromosome 14, whole genome shotgun sequence, one genomic interval encodes:
- a CDS encoding putative membrane protein (conserved Plasmodium membrane protein, unknown function) — MQKVHTVKSDNGESDDYNSTNETPRKLNNSTGLSKKNSGIISRKASSFIYRITKNDKKRGSFASKKGEYIKEDEDKPKITFRKLLSCPLEYHTNLMGTNLFIFGSAFFLYQPLYISGCVIFAIACALCLYSNLIGAINKEQSKNNEYYGFVHYIIGCVVFLLGSIYSCFENDSYAIISFIIGSLFFLLGAIMFLFSIKFSQIKSIDINILVVFFSNFIGGILFTVGSVFFFYTELYDTACYLFIIGSVIFTLAVYFDYIIYINNNFTLDIV; from the coding sequence ATGCAAAAGGTACATACTGTAAAAAGTGATAATGGAGAAAGTGATGATTATAATTCAACAAATGAAACACCAAGgaaattaaataattcaaCTGGTTTgtcaaaaaaaaatagtgGAATTATATCAAGAAAAGCTAGTTCCTTTATTTATAGaataacaaaaaatgaTAAGAAGCGTGGATCATTTGCTAGTAAAAAAGgtgaatatattaaagaagATGAGGATAAACCAAAAATAACATTCAGAAAATTGTTGAGTTGCCCATTAGAATATCATACGAATTTAATGGGTACAaatctttttatatttggaagtgcattttttttgtatcaacctttatatatatcagGTTGTGTTATTTTTGCAATTGCATGTGcattatgtttatatagTAATCTTATAGGAGCTATTAATAAAGAACAAAGcaaaaataatgaatacTATGGATTCgttcattatataatagGATGTGTTGTATTTCTATTGGGCTCAATTTATAGTTGTTTTGAAAATGATTCTTACGCaataatatcttttataattggaagtttattttttttattgggagctattatgtttttattttcgataaaattttctcaaataaaaagtattgatattaatatattagtTGTATTCTTTTCTAATTTTATTGGAGGAATTTTATTTACTGTTGGAAgtgtattttttttttatactGAATTATATGATACAGCTTGTTACCTTTTTATTATAGGAAGTGTCATATTTACTTTGGCTGTATATTTCGACTacatcatttatataaataataattttacCTTAGATAttgtataa
- a CDS encoding hypothetical protein (conserved Plasmodium protein, unknown function) has protein sequence MLLYNKRIGKIAIQGRRRCSSWLYFSSYRNNNIIYKEYEDFINMGKKNPNEIISMLNRLSKKKRCDIELLKNITNHIYDFNEDYFCPQLIEVLKNYVKLKYSDETLLGILSNRIDDLLSINSCLRTKDMINIYKQLNFHHPVVKDPLLRQFNNNINNYKNEMVEIVRNLSYLYIDNDLCEHIFNHIIINYDYYHKDIFSIFEGVSRFDYNHNESFIQLILKKKIKELEEQNICCNMKDFLKFLSASQRLGLNNNTYLHNEFEKKINHIKNISPNNISYMLLLMLSTKYRNDALFELIIMNIENYVNNQKDNNQIINENITNIYYIDISEDKYKNNKSKLSVPNTINGDNNKNILNNKKDIDSTTQQIHHNNVCNNYILNYLPFHLLLLILLNYDNKNILLYLLNICINEYTYLYNTSNLIKLLYSNTLLMLPSKMKKYQDREKINLEKNVLHIFSALQNIYQSCNINDYKILYQCYLFHKNLIQNNDTLKYVYNDFLNKECFTTLPSSYSKLKFEEMEVIRYASMSFLKNKNGHISYYLNKNDFYSSNHNNYDNVLLSVKFKVELLRMHFDRNEFDVIYNSEKMKI, from the coding sequence ATGTTGTTATATAACAAAAGAATTGGAAAGATTGCTATACAAGGAAGGAGGAGATGTTCTTCTTGGCTATATTTTAGTTCTTATAgaaacaataatataatatataaggAATATGAagattttataaatatggGTAAAAAAAATCCGAATGAAATAATAAGTATGTTAAATAGGTTGAGTAAAAAAAAGCGGTGTGATATAGAAttgttaaaaaatataacaaatcatatatatgatttcAATGAAGATTATTTTTGTCCTCAATTAATTGaagtattaaaaaattatgttaaattaaaatattcagATGAAACTTTACTTGGTATATTATCTAATCGTATTGATGATTTATTAAGTATCAATTCATGTTTAAGAACAAAAGATAtgattaatatttataaacaattaaattttcatcatcCTGTTGTTAAAGATCCTTTACTTAGACAgtttaataataatataaataattataaaaatgaaatggTGGAAATAGTAAGAAATTTatcttatttatatatagataatgATTTATGTgaacatatttttaatcatataataataaattatgattattatcataaagatatatttagTATCTTTGAAGGTGTAAGTAGATTTGATTATAATCACAATGAATCATTTATACAActtatattaaaaaaaaaaataaaagaattagaagaacaaaatatatgttGTAATATGAAAGactttttaaaatttcTTAGTGCATCTCAAAGGTTAGgtttaaataataatacatatttacACAATGaatttgaaaaaaagattaatcatatcaaaaatatttcacccaataatatttcttatatgttattattaatgCTTTCAACAAAATATAGAAATGATGCCTTATTtgaattaataattatgaatatagaaaattatgtaaataatCAAAAGGATAACaatcaaataataaatgaaaatataaccaatatatattatattgatatttctgaagataaatataaaaataataaatccAAATTAAGTGTACCTAACACAATAAATGgagataataataaaaatattttaaataacaAAAAGGATATAGATAGTACTACCCAACAGAttcatcataataatgtttgtaataattatatattaaattatttacCCTTTCATTTACTTCTtctaattttattaaattatgataataaaaatatattattatatctattaaatatatgtataaatgaatatacatatttatataatacatcTAATTTAatcaaattattatattcgAATACACTTCTTATGTTACCAAgtaaaatgaaaaaatatcaaGATAGAGAAAAGATTAATCTCgaaaaaaatgtattacatatattttcagctcttcaaaatatatatcaaagttgtaatataaatgattataaaattttatatcagtgttatttatttcataaaaatttaatacaaaataatgataCACTTAAATATGTCTATAatgattttttaaataaagaatGTTTTACTACCTTACCATCTTCATATTCAAAATTGAAATTTGAAGAAATGGAAGTAATTAGATATGCCAGTATGtcctttttaaaaaataaaaatggtcatatatcttattatttgaataaaaatgatttcTATTCTTCgaatcataataattatgataatgtattattaaGTGTGAAATTTAAAGTGGAATTATTAAGGATGCATTTTGATAGAAATGAATTCGAcgttatatataattcagaaaaaatgaaaatttaa
- a CDS encoding putative succinyl-CoA ligase, protein MIGKRTNSTFLIIKNYYNVWVGYNKNVQHNSYFKNSLDYIFKPRSIGIIGATERKGSVGNSIVDNLIKGESNYKLYFVNSKGSKIYNRQSYKSLKDIKEDSVDLAVIAVPRNHVVNVMHELKIKNVRGVVIITAGFKETGTEGLHLENEIINIGKTNNMRIIGPNCLGIIHSYHNMNASFASNDILKGHFSLLSQSGAICSAALDLSLQHNIGFSHFISVGSMCDVQFYELVEYLFYDVNTKYILLYVESIGDMNRFVAVCKKVCLYKPIILLKSGKTAKAAEAAISHTGSMVGNYEIFYATMKKLGVLVVDNFEELFNMCKVLNSSKYPETNEVCVVTNAGGPGVLLVDNIIKNDGVLSNLNDNLKNDLNSFLPDSWSKANPIDILGDASPILYKKTINAIIKDKQYKNIIVLLSPQSVTEPLDTANEIINLKKEANEEGKLILCNYLGGTALEESANVLNKNYIPTFVHPEHSVQNLLKLYKNIMHIQGIYQEIPDCLSNTVENHYLNKLIEEYYYMKNKRDIKMSGKRKRSIDIIKKAIQNKNYILNEFDSKIILENYDIPIVQTRIYENVDDIKNNDNFTFPCAMKIYSDKITHKKDIGGVILNINNKEELIESYNKIYNNVKSHKLEKDFKGVTIQDMVNINDGIEVILGYYYDNHFGPVLLFGSGGSYVEIFKDSVLLIPPLNFSYTHHTIKNTKIYKALAGNYSRFTKCDMSKLITNIVKFSELILDLLPYINECDINPLYVSGDKIIALDARFTLRKNNISDKEENIYYDTFCKIYPIDFISFNDTKNDSNILQGSNNINVSNNIPNDTILNCSLDKIDSITRCIHPYDFKLIHKFCIDNYKELHNNTFFYTDIDSIKSELFSYELCNCDYDLYNVILYFNKKKVNGLIKIEKRNENNHCYIYAKDNSTFHILIQKLNKLSKKQNNKNNYVYLKTNSPYIQDLQSMRYNLEHTYKDVACYKSNN, encoded by the coding sequence atgattgGTAAAAGAACAAACTCTACATTTctgataataaaaaattattacaaCGTATGGGTGGGATACAACAAGAATGTACAACATAACTcttattttaaaaatagcttggattatattttcaaacCTAGGAGTATTGGAATTATTGGTGCCACTGAAAGAAAAGGGTCTGTTGGGAATTCTATTGTAGATAACCTAATAAAAGGTGAATCAAATTATAAgttatattttgtaaattCTAAAGGTAGTAAGATTTATAATAGACAGAGTTATAAAAgtttaaaagatataaaagaGGATAGTGTCGATTTAGCTGTTATAGCAGTACCCAGAAATCATGTTGTAAATGTTATGCatgaattaaaaattaaaaatgttCGTGGTGTTGTTATAATAACAGCAGGATTTAAAGAAACAGGAACCGAAGGATTACATTtagaaaatgaaattattaatatagGAAAAACTAATAATATGAGAATAATAGGACCAAACTGCTTAGGTATAATTCATTCTTATCATAATATGAATGCCTCCTTTGCAAgtaatgatatattaaaaggacatttttctttattatcaCAAAGTGGAGCTATTTGTTCAGCTGCTTTAGATTTATCACTTCAACATAATATTGGATTTTCTCATTTCATATCAGTTGGATCAATGTGTGATGTTCAATTTTATGAATTAGTAGAATATCTATTTTATGATGTGAACactaaatatattttattatatgtagAATCTATTGGAGATATGAATAGATTTGTTGCAGTATGCAAAAAAGTTTGCTTATATAAACCTATAATTCTTCTAAAAAGTGGGAAAACAGCCAAAGCAGCTGAAGCAGCTATTTCGCATACTGGTTCTATGGTTGGtaattatgaaatattttatgcAACCATGAAAAAGTTAGGTGTCCTTGTAGTTGACAATTTTgaagaattatttaatatgtgTAAAGTGTTAAATTCTTCAAAATACCCAGAAACAAATGAAGTATGTGTAGTTACAAATGCAGGTGGTCCAGGTGTGTTATTAGTTGacaatattataaaaaatgatggTGTATTAAGTAActtaaatgataatttaaaaaatgatttaaatAGCTTTTTACCAGATTCTTGGAGTAAAGCAAATCCAATAGATATACTTGGAGATGCATCAcctatattatataaaaaaactataaatgctataataaaagataagcaatataaaaatattatagtTCTATTATCACCACAAAGTGTAACTGAACCCTTGGATACAGCCaatgaaattattaatCTTAAAAAAGAAGCTAATGAAGAAGGgaaattaattttatgtaATTATCTTGGTGGTACAGCATTAGAAGAATCAGCAAATGtgttaaataaaaattatattccAACATTTGTACATCCTGAACATTCAGTtcaaaatttattaaaattatataaaaatattatgcATATACAAGGAATATATCAAGAGATACCAGATTGTTTATCTAACACAGTAGAAAATCATTATCTTAACAAATTAATAgaagaatattattatatgaaaaataaaagggatataaaaatgtcaggaaaaagaaaaagatcCATTGacattataaaaaaagctatacaaaataaaaattatattttaaatgaattTGATTCGAAAATTATATTAgaaaattatgatattCCAATAGTACAAACTagaatatatgaaaatgtAGATGATATTAAAAACAATGACAATTTTACATTTCCTTGTGctatgaaaatatattcagATAAAATAACTCATAAAAAGGATATAGGTGGAgttatattaaatattaataataaggAAGAATTAATTGAGtcttataataaaatatataataatgttaaGTCACATAAATTAGAAAAAGACTTCAAAGGTGTAACAATTCAAGATATggtaaatataaatgatgGTATAGAAGTTATATTAGGTTATTACTATGATAATCATTTTGGACctgttttattatttggATCTGGAGGTTCATATGtagaaatatttaaagaTAGTGTTTTGTTAATACCACCtcttaatttttcatatacACATCATACtattaaaaatacaaaaatttataaaGCATTAGCAGGAAATTATTCTCGCTTTACAAAATGTGACATGTCAAAACTTATAACAAACATTGTTAAATTTTCAGAATTAATATTAGATCTTTTAccatatattaatgaatGTGATATTAACCCATTATATGTATCTGGCGATAAAATTATTGCACTAGATGCACGATTTAcattaagaaaaaataatatcagtgataaagaagaaaatatttattatgatacattttgtaaaatatatccTATTGATTTTATATCCTTTAATGATACAAAAAATGATAGTAATATTTTGCAAggtagtaataatataaatgtatcaaataatataccAAACGATACAATCCTAAATTGTAGTTTAGATAAAATTGATTCTATAACTAGATGTATTCATCCATATGACTTTAAACTTATTCATAAATTTTGTATAGATAATTACAAAGAATTACATAACAacacttttttttatactGATATTGATAGTATAAAATCagaattattttcttatgAATTATGTAATTGTGattatgatttatataatgtaattttgtattttaataagaaaaaagtTAATGGATTAATCAAAAttgaaaaaagaaatgaaaataatcattgttatatttatgcAAAAGATAATTCCACTTTTCATATCttaatacaaaaattaaataaactttcaaagaaacaaaataacaaaaataattatgtttatttaaaaaCTAATTCTCCATATATCCAAGATTTACAATCCATGAGGTACAATTTGGAACATACATATAAGGATGTAGCTTGCTATAAAAGTAACAATTAA
- a CDS encoding 41-2 protein antigen precursor produces the protein MDKSKSSIEKELNKIKQDVSLSAFSILFSEMVQYCLYKSKRGYRIEDCLHEMGLRVGYKLNEYLTYKNKMKRSINIINILTFISKHVWKYLFQHSSDLLKSQDSIYEYMICDKNILLNKFINVPKDYGNINCAAFAAGIVEGFLCSSEFQADVTAHTIYEGDDNYNTTIFIKFYPEVVEREKNH, from the coding sequence ATGGATAAATCAAAAAGCTCTATAGAgaaagaattaaataagATAAAGCAGGATGTGAGTTTAAGCGCGTTTAGTATCCTTTTTAGTGAAATGGTACaatattgtttatataaaagtaaaagAGGATATCGAATAGAAGATTGTTTACATGAAATGGGTTTACGTGTAGgttataaattaaatgaatatttaacatataagaataaaatgaaaagaagcataaatataattaatattttaacTTTTATATCTAAACATGTATggaaatatttatttcaacATTCATCTGATTTACTTAAATCTCAAGATAGtatttatgaatatatgatatgtgataaaaatattttattaaataaatttataaatgtaCCAAAAGATTATGGAAATATTAATTGTGCTGCTTTTGCTGCAGGTATTGTTGAAGGCTTCCTCTGTAGTTCTGAATTTCAAGCAGACGTTACAGCTCACACTATTTATGAAGGCgatgataattataacactactatttttattaaattttatcCTGAAGTAGTagaaagagaaaaaaaCCACTAg
- a CDS encoding putative HSP40, subfamily A: MFFSSGFPFDSMGGQQARRKREVNNNKFYEVLNLKKNCTTDEVKKAYRKLAIIHHPDKGGDPEKFKEISRAYEVLSDEEKRKLYDEYGEEGLENGEQPADATDLFDFILNAGKGKKKRGEDIVSEVKVTLEQLYNGATKKLAISKDIICTNCEGHGGPKDAKVDCKQCNGRGTKTYMRYHSSVLHQTEVTCNGCRGKGKIFNEKDKCTNCKGLCVLKTRKIIEVYIPKGAPNKHKIVFNGEADEKPNVITGNLVVILNEKQHPVFRREGIDLFMNYKISLYESLTGFVAEVTHLDERKILVNCTNCGFIRHGDIREVLDEGMPTYKDPFKKGNLYITFEVEYPMDLIITNENKEFLKILKKQNEVEKKYDLENSELEVVTCSPVDKEYIKVRVTKQQQQQQQEAYDDEDHQPEMEGGRVACAQQ, translated from the exons atgtttttcTCATCAGGTTTTCCATTTGACTCTATGGGTGGTCAACAAGCCCGTAGAAAAAGAGAa gttaataataacaaattTTACGAGGTTttgaatttaaaaaaaaattgtacTACTGACGAAGTAAAAAAAGCATACCGTAAGCTAGCTATTATTCATCATCCAGATAAAGGAGGTGATCCAGAAAAGTTCAAAGAAATATCAAGGGCTTATGAAGTATTATcagatgaagaaaaaaggAAATTGTATGATGAGTATGGTGAAGAAGGTTTAGAAAATGGAGAACAACCAGCTGATGCAACTGATTTATTTGACTTTATTTTAAATGCTGGAAAAGGAAAGAAAAAGAGAGGTGAAGATATTGTGAGTGAAGTAAAAGTAACACTTGaacaattatataatggAGCAACAAAAAAGCTAGCTATAAGCaaagatataatatgtaCCAATTGTGAAGGTCATGGTGGTCCAAAAGATGCTAAAGTAGATTGTAAACAATGTAATGGAAGAGGAACTAAAACATACATGAGATATCATTCAAGTGTTTTACATCAAACTGAAGTAACATGTAATGGTTGTCGAGGAAAAggtaaaatatttaatgaaaaagataAGTGTACTAATTGTAAAGGTTTGTGTGTATTGAAAACaagaaaaattattgaaGTATATATTCCAAAAGGTGCTCCAAATAAACACAAAATAGTTTTTAATGGAGAAGCTGATGAAAAACCAAATGTTATTACTGGAAATTTAGttgttatattaaatgaaaaacaACATCCTGTATTTAGAAGAGAAGGAattgatttatttatgaatTACAAAATTTCATTATATGAATCCTTAACAGGTTTTGTTGCAGAAGTTACACATCTTGatgaaagaaaaatattagtTAATTGCACAAACTGTGGTTTTATAAGACATGGAGATATTAGAGAAGTACTCGATGAAGGTATGCCAACATATAAAGATCCATTCAAAAAAGgaaatttatatattacatttgAGGTTGAATATCCAATGGATTTAATTATAACAAATGAAAACAAAGAATTTTTGAAAAtcttaaaaaaacaaaatgaagttgaaaaaaaatatgacTTAGAAAATAGTGAACTAGAAGTTGTTACCTGCTCACCTGTTgataaagaatatattaagGTTAGAGTTACCaaacaacaacaacaacaacaacaagaagcatatgatgatgaagatCATCAACCAGAAATGGAAGGTGGAAGAGTAGCTTGTGCTCAACAATGA
- a CDS encoding putative eukaryotic translation initiation factor eIF2A, whose translation MIPDNNENNNNLYFLAFSKNKVTIYEYDVDLSKNIVDDINDEIKRCEEEDEKNKINEHTTVPITNDEKKNDLNHIRNNNIINNNTKITNQIKKSTNKFNNDFVLNRGIKIYKEFDDVELATCTNDYKKIILVRKSNLNVAEIIDIKSENKNVTCIKTKTQIKRIITSPRDNYIVLHCQYKPDITNTNLYVYKINIKSAKKKKKK comes from the coding sequence ATGATACCagataataatgaaaacaataataatttatatttcttagcatttagtaaaaataaagtgACCATTTATGAATATGATGTGGATTTAAGTAAGAATATTGTAGATGATATTAatgatgaaataaaaagatGTGAAGAGGAGGAtgagaaaaataaaataaatgaacaTACAACAGTTCCTATAAcaaatgatgaaaaaaaaaatgatttgAATCATATAcgaaataataatataataaataataatacaaaaattaCGAATCAGATAAAAAAATCtacaaataaatttaataatgattttGTATTAAATCGTGgtattaaaatatataaggaATTCGACGATGTTGAACTGGCCACATGTACCAATGactataaaaaaattattcttGTAAGAAAAAGTAATTTAAATGTAGCAGAAATTATTGATATAAAAAgtgaaaataaaaatgtgacatgtataaaaacaaaaacacagattaaaagaattattacGAGTCCTAGAGATAACTACATTGTTTTACATTGTCAATACAAGCCTGATATTACCAATACGAAtttgtatgtatataaaattaatataaaatcagctaagaaaaaaaaaaagaaag